The following nucleotide sequence is from Gymnodinialimonas phycosphaerae.
GGCGGTGGCGACGTCGCCATCGCGCCAAAGCGCCGTGCCGACATAGGCGCCGGATGTATCGAAACCGAGGATCATGGGCAGGGCTTAGCCGCTTGGGTCCGGCTCTTGCAAGCGCACACGGGAAGACGCCCCGTCGCGGGGCAGATCATCTTCGATGTGCAGCCACGGGAGTGCACTGTCCGTATGGCCATGGCTTTCCGGCGCTAGGGTATTCGCCTGATCCAGCAGTCCGAGGGGCACATAGACCTGATCCAGCAAGTAATCATAGGTCGCCGCCAGTTGCGTGCCGCAGTCGGGGCAGAACCAACGGTCGACGCCTTTGGAGAAGCTTCTGCGGGGGCCTTTGGACGGAGTGAAGCGCAGATCAGCCGAAGCGAAGGCCGCAAATGCGGCCACAGGCGCGCCAGAGAGACGGCGGCAGTCCGAGCAGTGGCAATAACTGACCGTCTGAGGGCGCGCGGTAGCGTTCACCTGCACGCCGCCGCAATAGCAGCGGCCTGTGATGGGCGCCTCAGGTGTTGACAGGACGCACCTCGACCACCTCGGGGATGTAGTGGCGCAAGAGGTTCTCGATCCCCATCTTGAGCGTCAGCGTGGACGAGGGGCACCCGGCGCAGGCGCCTTGCATGTGCAGGTAGACCACGCCCCGGTCAAAGCCGTGGAAGGTGATGTCGCCGCCGTCCTGGGCCACGGCCGGGCGCACGCGCGTATCCAGCAGGGTCTTGATCTGGCCCACGATTTCGCCGTCCTCGCCGGTGTGCTCGGCATGGCCGCTGCTGGCTTGGTGGCCTTCGTCCATGACCGGTTCGCCGGATTGGTAATGCTCCATGATCGCGCCGAGGATGGCGGGTTTCACATGGTCCCACTCGACCGCGTCGGCCTTTGTTACCGTCACGAAATCAATGCCGAAGAACACCCCGGTGACGCCTTCGACTGCGAAAATGCGTGACGCCAGCGGCGATTTGGCCGAGGTCTCTGCGCTGGGGAAATCAGCGGTGCCCACTTCCAGCACGGTCTGGCCGGGCAGGAATTTCAGGGTCGCGGGGTTGGGCGTGGATTCGGTTTGGATGAACATCGGCGCATATCCTTACTGGTTCACTCAGATATGCGGTCGGCTGCGCAAAGAGTCAAGTGAACTGGAATCGTTCTAAACTATGAAATACCGGTCCATGGGCTTCAGCGGAACCGGACCGCGAGGTCTTCGGGGCGGTATCCGTCGACGTGCCAGAATGCGACGGCCTCGGGGCCGATGTCCTGCAGGCGCTTGTGCAGGTACTCCGGCCCCACGGCGCGGTGGAGCGCGAAGGAGACGGCTTCGATGACCTGGTCGGAGGCGAAGTTATGGGTTTGTCGGAGCGACTTGGCCTCGGCGATATACGTCGCGGCTTCGGCCCAGGGAACTGGATCTTCAAGCTGCCAATCCTGCACGAAAAGCGCGCGCGGGACGCTTGGCAGGCATTGCGCGAAGGCAACCGCCTGGTCGACGGTCAGCCGCCGGCGGAAAGCGCGAAAGACGCCCTCGGTCGCGGTATAGGCCACATTTGCCGAGGGCGATCCCAGCACGTCGGCCACGTCGTCGAGAAACGCTGTCCATTCCCGTTGAGG
It contains:
- a CDS encoding GFA family protein; this translates as MNATARPQTVSYCHCSDCRRLSGAPVAAFAAFASADLRFTPSKGPRRSFSKGVDRWFCPDCGTQLAATYDYLLDQVYVPLGLLDQANTLAPESHGHTDSALPWLHIEDDLPRDGASSRVRLQEPDPSG
- a CDS encoding NifU family protein, producing the protein MFIQTESTPNPATLKFLPGQTVLEVGTADFPSAETSAKSPLASRIFAVEGVTGVFFGIDFVTVTKADAVEWDHVKPAILGAIMEHYQSGEPVMDEGHQASSGHAEHTGEDGEIVGQIKTLLDTRVRPAVAQDGGDITFHGFDRGVVYLHMQGACAGCPSSTLTLKMGIENLLRHYIPEVVEVRPVNT
- a CDS encoding DUF2267 domain-containing protein, whose translation is MPMPWTFRHPQREWTAFLDDVADVLGSPSANVAYTATEGVFRAFRRRLTVDQAVAFAQCLPSVPRALFVQDWQLEDPVPWAEAATYIAEAKSLRQTHNFASDQVIEAVSFALHRAVGPEYLHKRLQDIGPEAVAFWHVDGYRPEDLAVRFR